Proteins from one Arthrobacter sp. DNA4 genomic window:
- a CDS encoding inorganic phosphate transporter: MTAVIFGAVVLLAAAFAFLNGFRDASTSVALAVRNRALTPSVGVLLAAFFNFVGALLSALLAVAVSRTWINLPSGTDGLAILVAGLASACAWGVLMWWRGIPASSTHALVGGLAGAGLASLAIGGPGVAGVDQSLLFQVVLPLVLSPLVAYSGSFLLVYPATWVARYTQPNVVNQRFRRGQAVAAGAVAFGHGLQDGQRVSAVLLLALLAAGYSDGGIPTWVAALSAVMMTAGTLFGGWRISHTIGYKITRIDPLRGSVAQTFSALMLFVGAIGLHWPLSTTHTVTAGALGAGENQHFSVTNRKLVIRILWLWGLTPLATCALGFVLALALSPISA; encoded by the coding sequence GTGACGGCAGTCATCTTTGGCGCGGTGGTCCTGCTGGCCGCGGCGTTTGCTTTCCTGAACGGGTTCCGCGACGCGTCCACCTCGGTGGCCCTGGCCGTGCGGAACCGGGCGCTCACCCCCAGCGTCGGCGTGCTCCTCGCCGCGTTCTTCAACTTTGTCGGCGCCCTCCTGAGCGCCCTGCTCGCCGTCGCCGTCAGCCGTACCTGGATCAACCTTCCGTCCGGCACTGACGGCCTGGCCATCCTGGTGGCGGGCCTGGCCAGCGCCTGCGCCTGGGGCGTCCTGATGTGGTGGCGCGGCATCCCTGCCTCCTCCACCCACGCCCTGGTGGGCGGGCTCGCCGGCGCAGGCCTCGCCAGCCTGGCGATCGGGGGCCCGGGAGTGGCAGGGGTGGACCAGTCGCTCCTGTTCCAGGTGGTCCTGCCGCTGGTACTGTCCCCGCTGGTGGCCTACAGCGGTTCCTTCCTCCTGGTGTATCCAGCCACGTGGGTGGCCCGCTATACCCAGCCCAACGTGGTGAACCAGCGCTTCCGCCGCGGCCAGGCGGTTGCCGCCGGCGCGGTGGCCTTTGGCCACGGCCTGCAGGACGGCCAACGCGTCAGCGCGGTGCTGCTGCTGGCCCTGCTGGCAGCAGGCTATTCCGACGGCGGGATCCCCACCTGGGTTGCGGCACTTTCCGCGGTAATGATGACTGCCGGGACGCTCTTCGGAGGATGGCGGATCTCCCACACCATCGGATACAAGATCACCAGGATCGATCCCCTGCGTGGTTCCGTGGCCCAGACCTTCAGCGCGCTGATGCTCTTCGTGGGGGCCATCGGGCTGCACTGGCCGCTTTCCACCACCCACACCGTCACGGCCGGTGCCCTCGGCGCCGGAGAGAACCAGCACTTTTCGGTCACGAACCGAAAATTGGTCATCCGGATCCTGTGGCTCTGGGGGTTGACCCCGCTGGCGACGTGCGCCCTGGGCTTCGTGCTTGCGCTGGCCCTCTCCCCCATTTCCGCCTAG
- a CDS encoding DUF47 domain-containing protein — MKLRLFPQEPAGLNLLSQMAQQIVLATATLAEILGVPADEHGKLVEDMHNIEAKSAELHFALLTHMRTSFVNPLPREDMYALSRYLNEAMEKMDAAAELVALYRLDRLPKRAADQLEIISRQAELTVDAMRRLNNLDDLEDYWIEILRLAKRAERTHRVWVADMIADMKWAQYSRNRDIANQLVEVTKDMRRVATQVGSIIVKES; from the coding sequence GTGAAGCTGCGCCTTTTTCCACAGGAGCCCGCAGGGCTGAACCTGCTCTCACAGATGGCACAACAGATCGTGCTGGCCACCGCCACCCTGGCCGAGATCCTTGGCGTACCCGCGGACGAACACGGCAAGCTCGTTGAGGACATGCACAACATCGAGGCCAAGTCCGCCGAACTGCATTTCGCGCTGCTGACCCATATGCGCACCAGCTTTGTGAATCCGCTGCCCCGCGAGGACATGTACGCCCTCTCCCGGTACCTCAACGAAGCCATGGAAAAGATGGACGCCGCGGCGGAGCTGGTGGCACTTTACCGGCTGGACCGCCTCCCCAAGCGCGCGGCGGACCAGCTGGAGATCATCAGCAGGCAGGCCGAGCTGACCGTTGACGCCATGCGCAGGCTCAATAACCTGGACGACCTCGAGGACTACTGGATCGAAATCCTGCGCCTCGCCAAGCGGGCCGAACGGACCCACCGCGTCTGGGTGGCGGACATGATCGCGGACATGAAGTGGGCCCAGTACTCCCGCAACCGGGACATCGCCAACCAGCTGGTGGAGGTCACCAAGGACATGCGGCGGGTGGCCACCCAGGTAGGCAGCATCATCGTCAAGGAATCCTGA
- a CDS encoding M23 family metallopeptidase — protein MNPAGPIDLAYPFTGTWLVQNSPADRVPSHGTRLFATSFAIDFTPVDASGQSAPVTLASLFRSEQPERFAGFGRAVTAPASGLVRAARDGEPDHAAFRGFPSIGYAATQARRVREGWVGLAGNHVIIEVGGVFIALCHLKRGSICVQPGQLVRSGEPVGRCGNSGNSTEPHVHVQAMDSADPGQASAVPVSFAGGLPRNGTVVAV, from the coding sequence GTGAATCCGGCAGGCCCGATTGACCTGGCCTATCCCTTCACGGGCACCTGGCTGGTGCAGAACTCACCGGCGGACCGGGTCCCCAGCCATGGGACACGGCTCTTTGCCACGAGCTTCGCCATCGACTTCACACCGGTGGACGCCAGTGGGCAGTCGGCGCCGGTCACCCTGGCCTCACTGTTCCGGTCCGAGCAGCCGGAACGCTTTGCAGGGTTCGGCAGGGCTGTGACGGCACCGGCGTCCGGCCTGGTCCGCGCCGCCCGTGACGGGGAGCCGGACCATGCAGCTTTCCGCGGCTTTCCTTCGATCGGTTACGCCGCAACCCAGGCCCGGCGCGTGCGGGAGGGGTGGGTGGGCTTGGCGGGCAACCACGTGATCATCGAGGTCGGCGGGGTGTTCATCGCGCTGTGCCATCTCAAGCGCGGGAGCATCTGCGTCCAGCCGGGCCAGCTGGTCCGGAGCGGGGAGCCGGTGGGACGGTGCGGCAACTCGGGCAACAGCACCGAACCGCATGTGCACGTGCAGGCCATGGACTCCGCAGATCCTGGACAGGCTTCCGCGGTTCCCGTCTCATTCGCGGGCGGACTGCCGCGGAACGGGACTGTCGTGGCTGTGTGA
- a CDS encoding YciI family protein translates to MTKYLISFPSGAMDIPAGGLQEVADAAHAVVQEAKDAGVWVFGGGIDESVPPVTVSGDGTVRAGTYPQTAQIEGGYTVLELPAYDAAVQWAAKIAVACRCPQELRAFQYDPAAEP, encoded by the coding sequence ATGACCAAGTACCTGATCTCGTTTCCCAGCGGCGCCATGGACATCCCCGCCGGCGGGCTGCAGGAAGTAGCTGACGCCGCACACGCAGTGGTCCAGGAGGCAAAAGACGCCGGTGTCTGGGTTTTCGGGGGCGGCATTGACGAGAGCGTCCCGCCCGTCACCGTCAGCGGTGACGGAACCGTACGCGCGGGCACCTACCCCCAGACCGCGCAGATCGAGGGCGGCTACACGGTGCTGGAACTGCCCGCGTACGATGCCGCGGTGCAGTGGGCTGCGAAGATCGCGGTGGCCTGCCGCTGCCCGCAGGAGCTGCGCGCCTTCCAATACGACCCCGCCGCTGAACCGTGA
- a CDS encoding LacI family DNA-binding transcriptional regulator, with amino-acid sequence MAKTSKGRMPRLEDVAKVAGVSHQTVSRVVNNHPNVSKATREKVEAAIAELGYRRNTAARSLVTRRSQTIGVLASELSQYGPANTLLGVEHAARNAGYFVSIAALREVSRDAIADAVGHFMDQAVDGIAVLVPHADTLAVLEQLNLPVPAVAVGSAGSASVSGAMVDQRAGARLAVEHLVKEGHLRIGHIAGPPDWTDGAERAEGWRAALREAGLDESLLVEGDWSAGSGYAIGRRLASGLTATAIFVGNDQMALGLLRAFTEAGVRVPDDVSVVGFDDQPEAGYFTPPLTTVRQDFEELGRRCMDIMLDEIESGAAVSSTVVPPQLVLRASTAAPASA; translated from the coding sequence ATGGCAAAAACCAGCAAGGGCCGGATGCCGCGCCTGGAAGACGTGGCCAAGGTGGCCGGCGTCTCCCACCAGACCGTCTCCCGCGTGGTGAACAACCACCCCAACGTGAGCAAGGCGACCCGGGAAAAGGTTGAGGCGGCCATTGCCGAACTGGGGTACCGACGCAACACCGCGGCCCGGAGCCTGGTCACGCGGCGCTCGCAGACCATCGGCGTGCTGGCCAGTGAGCTCTCCCAGTACGGGCCCGCGAACACCCTGCTGGGGGTTGAACATGCGGCCCGCAACGCCGGCTACTTTGTCAGCATCGCGGCGTTGCGGGAAGTGAGCAGGGACGCCATCGCCGATGCGGTGGGCCACTTCATGGACCAGGCCGTGGACGGGATTGCGGTACTGGTCCCGCACGCGGACACCCTGGCCGTGCTGGAGCAGCTGAACCTTCCGGTGCCCGCGGTGGCCGTGGGCTCCGCCGGCAGCGCCTCCGTCAGCGGGGCCATGGTGGACCAGCGCGCGGGCGCCAGGCTCGCCGTCGAACATCTGGTCAAGGAGGGCCACCTGCGGATCGGGCATATCGCCGGCCCTCCGGACTGGACGGACGGTGCCGAGCGCGCGGAGGGCTGGCGCGCGGCGCTTCGCGAGGCAGGGCTGGACGAATCACTCCTGGTGGAAGGGGACTGGAGTGCGGGGAGCGGCTACGCAATCGGCCGCCGCCTGGCGTCCGGACTCACGGCCACGGCCATCTTTGTGGGGAACGACCAGATGGCCCTGGGCCTCCTGCGCGCGTTCACCGAGGCGGGCGTGAGGGTGCCCGACGACGTCTCCGTGGTGGGCTTCGACGACCAGCCCGAAGCGGGCTACTTCACGCCGCCGCTGACAACCGTTCGCCAGGACTTCGAGGAACTGGGGCGCCGCTGCATGGACATCATGCTCGACGAGATTGAGTCAGGTGCCGCTGTGAGCTCCACCGTGGTCCCGCCGCAGCTTGTCCTCCGCGCCAGCACCGCCGCCCCGGCGTCCGCTTAG
- a CDS encoding DUF4397 domain-containing protein — MRNTIFTAGAGAAAIAAAIALVSPANAAEGDAQLSVLHGVPGLTVDVWVNGDRTLDDFTPGTLAGPLALPAGTYEIAITAADAADASAPAIGPVSVNLAANGNYTAAAHLGEDGKPTASLFTNDVSRIEAGKGKLTVRHAAAAPAVDVLVSGTAVVTNLANPNEQTLTLDPGTVPAAVAAAGTTTPVIGPADVTVAEGTHTIVYAWGSLADQNLKLAVQTIEGLHTAPASVPGALDGSANTGGAGPAVATAGFGLAALALLAGAVGVSRAVRARRAEL, encoded by the coding sequence ATGCGCAACACAATCTTTACCGCAGGTGCCGGGGCGGCAGCCATTGCAGCCGCAATCGCCCTGGTAAGCCCCGCCAACGCAGCAGAAGGAGATGCCCAGCTCTCAGTGCTGCACGGCGTTCCCGGACTGACCGTGGACGTCTGGGTCAACGGCGACCGGACGCTGGACGATTTCACCCCGGGAACCCTCGCCGGTCCGCTGGCCCTTCCCGCGGGCACCTACGAAATTGCCATCACGGCAGCTGACGCAGCCGACGCGTCCGCCCCCGCCATCGGTCCCGTCAGCGTCAACCTGGCTGCCAATGGAAACTACACCGCAGCCGCCCACCTCGGCGAGGACGGCAAGCCCACGGCAAGCCTGTTCACCAATGACGTCTCCCGGATCGAGGCCGGCAAGGGCAAACTGACCGTCCGGCATGCCGCCGCCGCCCCTGCCGTCGATGTCCTGGTAAGCGGCACCGCCGTCGTCACCAACCTGGCCAACCCGAACGAACAAACCCTGACCCTCGATCCCGGCACGGTCCCGGCCGCCGTTGCCGCCGCCGGCACCACCACCCCCGTGATCGGCCCGGCAGACGTCACGGTGGCCGAAGGGACGCACACCATTGTCTACGCCTGGGGCAGCCTGGCGGACCAGAACCTGAAGCTGGCCGTTCAGACCATCGAGGGCCTGCACACCGCTCCGGCGTCGGTGCCCGGCGCCCTTGACGGTTCCGCAAATACCGGCGGGGCGGGCCCCGCAGTTGCCACAGCGGGGTTCGGCCTGGCAGCCCTGGCCCTGCTGGCCGGGGCGGTGGGCGTCAGCCGCGCCGTCCGCGCCCGGCGGGCCGAACTGTAG
- a CDS encoding class F sortase, translating to MNGRTTPEGWCRRRPASRGAAAALVVGVLVLSGCGSAALSNSGQAPPPAAAASSVAPPDSPLPQAAAPSSPGSAQPGDIPLRPATLPANAPAPAPTSLTVAGTAIDMPVVPGGVSTAGAMEIPDVFDRAAWYRFGPAPGAAEGAAVIAGHIDTTSDRAPFSALKSLPAGTIIRVGRDGAPALTYRVVGVELMAKDRFDGASLFRRSGPHELKLVTCGGKWLDERMDYSDNVIVTAVPA from the coding sequence ATGAACGGACGCACGACGCCGGAAGGCTGGTGCCGCCGTCGGCCTGCCTCAAGGGGTGCGGCAGCAGCGCTGGTGGTTGGGGTGCTGGTTCTCTCCGGCTGCGGTTCCGCCGCCCTGTCCAATTCCGGGCAGGCACCGCCCCCTGCGGCTGCAGCCAGTTCAGTGGCTCCGCCGGATTCCCCGCTGCCCCAGGCGGCCGCCCCTTCCAGTCCTGGCAGCGCGCAGCCGGGGGACATCCCGCTCCGGCCAGCGACCCTGCCGGCGAATGCCCCAGCACCGGCACCCACTTCGCTCACCGTTGCCGGCACGGCCATTGATATGCCGGTGGTGCCCGGGGGAGTGTCCACCGCAGGAGCGATGGAGATACCGGACGTGTTCGACCGTGCCGCCTGGTACAGGTTCGGCCCCGCCCCCGGGGCGGCCGAAGGCGCCGCCGTCATCGCCGGACATATCGACACCACCTCGGACCGCGCGCCCTTCTCCGCCCTGAAGTCGCTCCCGGCGGGAACCATCATCCGCGTGGGAAGGGACGGCGCCCCCGCGCTCACTTACCGGGTGGTGGGCGTGGAGCTGATGGCCAAGGACAGGTTCGACGGCGCGTCCCTCTTCAGGCGGTCAGGGCCCCATGAACTCAAACTCGTCACCTGCGGCGGCAAATGGCTGGACGAGCGGATGGACTACAGCGACAATGTGATTGTCACCGCAGTCCCTGCCTGA
- a CDS encoding RNA polymerase sigma factor: MTLPGRASPGWDDGLTASFLSGDEHALAAAYREFAPLVHTLAVRSLADRAAADDVTQEVFIRVWRSRNTFNPHVARLPAWIVGITRNAIADAQQSSAREARKAYAAAGAGMAGDAGAGTEAAETLADRLLLDGELEKLGEPQGSIMKLAFYEDLTHEQISRKLDLPLGTVKSHIRRSLTHLRSRLEVDHAAS, translated from the coding sequence GTGACGCTCCCAGGCCGCGCGTCCCCTGGATGGGATGACGGGCTCACCGCCTCTTTCCTGTCCGGCGATGAGCATGCACTGGCGGCGGCCTACCGCGAGTTCGCGCCGCTGGTCCATACGCTGGCCGTCCGGTCCCTCGCGGACCGCGCGGCGGCGGACGACGTGACCCAGGAGGTCTTCATCCGCGTGTGGCGCTCCCGGAACACCTTCAACCCGCACGTGGCCCGGCTCCCGGCGTGGATTGTTGGCATCACGCGCAATGCCATCGCGGATGCCCAGCAGTCGTCGGCCCGCGAAGCGCGCAAAGCCTATGCCGCTGCGGGCGCCGGCATGGCCGGGGACGCGGGGGCCGGAACGGAGGCCGCGGAAACACTGGCGGACCGGCTGCTCCTGGACGGCGAACTGGAAAAGCTGGGTGAGCCCCAGGGGTCCATCATGAAGCTTGCCTTCTACGAGGACCTGACGCACGAACAGATTTCAAGGAAACTGGACCTTCCCCTTGGTACCGTCAAGAGCCACATCCGCCGCAGCCTGACGCACCTGAGAAGCAGATTGGAGGTTGACCATGCCGCATCTTGA
- a CDS encoding anti-sigma factor, producing MPHLDPEQLSLLALYNDWDDPGGREHLLACPQCAADYAALRRAVEAVKTTPDTSRLSVPGPQVWAGIHRELGLGECVREDPLAAAEPAEPGSVGDVSEERGAERGGADGGAATPAVTPAPGDVPPSNIVPLGDKAIGSRTRGTRTRGAGTDSARTRGAWQRPGTWLATAAAAVLVVFGAVWAFNRPPQPQELAATQLTPLPQHSAAGSAKVVEAKDGSRSLEVSLDKDEARGYQEVWLIAPDLSKLVSLGVMNSTSGTFQVPAGLDLSQYPVVDVSDEPMDGNPAHSTISIARGTLTS from the coding sequence ATGCCGCATCTTGATCCGGAACAGTTGAGCCTCCTGGCGCTGTACAACGACTGGGATGACCCTGGCGGCCGGGAGCACCTCCTGGCCTGCCCCCAGTGCGCCGCCGACTACGCCGCCCTGCGGCGTGCGGTCGAAGCGGTGAAGACGACGCCGGACACCAGCCGGCTCTCCGTGCCCGGCCCCCAGGTCTGGGCGGGAATCCACCGCGAGCTTGGCCTGGGCGAGTGCGTCCGGGAGGACCCGCTCGCGGCGGCGGAGCCGGCGGAACCTGGGTCTGTGGGAGACGTTTCAGAGGAACGCGGGGCTGAGCGTGGCGGGGCTGATGGAGGTGCCGCAACACCTGCAGTCACGCCCGCACCCGGGGACGTGCCGCCGTCGAACATTGTCCCCCTCGGTGACAAAGCAATCGGCAGCCGGACAAGGGGAACCCGGACAAGGGGTGCCGGAACGGACAGTGCCCGGACGAGGGGCGCGTGGCAGCGCCCCGGAACGTGGCTGGCCACGGCGGCAGCTGCTGTCCTGGTGGTTTTCGGCGCCGTCTGGGCCTTCAACCGCCCGCCCCAGCCCCAGGAGCTGGCGGCAACGCAGCTGACCCCGCTCCCGCAGCACTCCGCGGCGGGATCGGCCAAAGTGGTGGAGGCCAAGGATGGTTCCCGCAGCCTGGAGGTCAGCCTGGACAAGGACGAAGCCAGGGGCTACCAGGAGGTGTGGCTGATCGCGCCGGACCTTTCCAAGCTGGTCAGCCTGGGCGTTATGAACTCCACCTCCGGAACGTTCCAGGTGCCTGCCGGCCTTGACCTGTCCCAGTACCCGGTGGTGGATGTCTCGGACGAGCCCATGGACGGCAACCCCGCCCACTCCACCATAAGTATTGCCCGGGGCACTCTCACATCCTGA
- a CDS encoding ANTAR domain-containing response regulator translates to MHRSPHIGRAGFPVHRTRVIGGAGDEESFETKDSPPAVAGPLAPPLSRRGHAPLPGEGSHEQANPRNTALLLDLVNGARSLADSLDLLVAASAAHVVRTAGIDVGCGLVLHQPKRGPAITGTTDEVVSLLEWERETAEGPVTDVMAGGHPVAVLQRNGDFRWQHYSGQLQAAGFGSALAVRLRLDAEIPADDGIPGNSELGQSRAALAFFAQDSKAFPLQAIAEARTFALLATKSLQMAINLHTARSLATDLRSALDSRTSINVACGVIMAQNRCSYQEAFAILAKASSHRNIKVRKVAEDILERLPEGAPHSHFGR, encoded by the coding sequence ATGCATCGTTCACCACACATAGGCCGCGCAGGCTTCCCGGTCCATCGGACCCGGGTGATAGGCGGGGCCGGCGACGAGGAGTCCTTCGAGACCAAGGACTCTCCCCCAGCCGTCGCCGGCCCTCTTGCCCCTCCGCTCTCCCGGAGGGGCCACGCACCGCTGCCCGGGGAGGGCAGCCATGAGCAGGCAAACCCGCGGAACACGGCTCTGCTGCTGGACCTGGTCAATGGCGCCCGGTCCCTGGCAGACTCCCTGGACCTGCTGGTGGCTGCATCGGCCGCGCACGTGGTCAGGACCGCTGGAATAGATGTCGGCTGTGGCCTGGTGCTCCACCAACCCAAGCGTGGTCCCGCCATCACCGGCACCACCGACGAGGTAGTCAGCCTGCTGGAGTGGGAACGGGAAACGGCCGAGGGCCCGGTGACCGACGTCATGGCCGGCGGCCACCCCGTGGCGGTCCTCCAGAGGAACGGGGACTTCCGCTGGCAGCACTATTCCGGCCAACTGCAGGCCGCCGGGTTTGGCAGCGCCCTCGCGGTCAGGCTCCGCCTGGACGCAGAGATTCCTGCCGACGACGGGATTCCCGGCAACAGCGAACTCGGCCAGTCAAGGGCCGCCCTCGCCTTCTTCGCCCAGGATTCAAAGGCCTTTCCGCTCCAGGCCATCGCGGAGGCACGCACTTTCGCGCTGCTGGCAACCAAAAGCCTCCAGATGGCCATCAACCTGCACACTGCCCGGTCACTGGCCACGGACCTCCGCTCGGCCCTCGACAGCCGCACGTCCATCAATGTGGCCTGCGGCGTGATCATGGCCCAGAACCGGTGCTCCTACCAGGAGGCGTTCGCCATCCTCGCCAAGGCTTCAAGCCACCGGAACATCAAGGTGCGCAAGGTGGCCGAGGACATCCTGGAGCGGCTCCCGGAAGGTGCGCCGCACTCACACTTCGGCCGCTGA
- a CDS encoding alpha-N-arabinofuranosidase, with protein MTQPQPPAAKITVDPSFTVGPVRRRTFGAFVEHLGRCVYTGIFEPEHPEADEDGFRKDVLELTRELGVSTVRYPGGNFVSGYRWEDGVGPVDQRPARLDLAWHSTDPNTVGVDEFAKWSAKAGVEPMMAVNLGTRGVQEALDLVEYCNIDGGTALSEQRRTNGAGNGYGIKMWCLGNEMDGPWQIGHKNALEYGRLAADTARGMRMIDPDLELVACGSSGPSMPTFGEWERVVLTETYDLVDLISAHQYFEDFGDLQEHLAAGHKMEAFIRDIVSHIDHVKSVKKSSRQVNISFDEWNVWHMSRDESKVPTGKDWPVAPVLLEDTYTVADAVVVGDLLVTLLRNTDRVHSASLAQLVNVIAPIMTEPGGRSWKQTTFHPFALTSRHASGTVLQLAVESPLVSGGTTTGFAALSAVATYDPDKGEAVVFAVNRSAADALALDAAVAGLGHVHVVEAVTYANKDPYWQASADDSTSVLPSENGTVKVEGGRLTAELPAVSWSMIRLAVES; from the coding sequence GTGACCCAGCCACAACCCCCCGCAGCCAAAATCACCGTCGACCCGTCGTTCACGGTAGGTCCCGTCCGCCGTCGTACATTTGGCGCGTTCGTTGAGCACCTTGGCCGGTGCGTGTACACCGGCATCTTCGAACCGGAACACCCGGAGGCCGACGAGGACGGCTTCCGCAAGGACGTCCTGGAACTGACCCGTGAGCTTGGTGTTTCCACCGTGCGCTACCCCGGCGGCAACTTCGTCTCCGGCTACCGCTGGGAGGATGGCGTGGGCCCGGTGGACCAGCGTCCCGCCCGCCTGGACCTGGCCTGGCACTCCACTGACCCCAACACCGTGGGCGTGGACGAGTTCGCCAAGTGGTCGGCCAAGGCCGGCGTGGAACCCATGATGGCCGTCAACCTGGGCACCCGCGGCGTGCAGGAGGCATTGGACCTCGTGGAGTACTGCAACATCGACGGCGGGACCGCCCTCTCCGAGCAACGCCGTACCAACGGGGCCGGCAATGGCTACGGCATCAAAATGTGGTGCCTGGGCAACGAAATGGACGGGCCCTGGCAGATCGGCCACAAGAACGCTCTGGAGTACGGCCGGCTCGCGGCGGACACCGCCCGCGGCATGCGCATGATCGACCCTGACCTGGAACTCGTGGCCTGCGGCAGCTCCGGGCCCAGTATGCCCACCTTCGGGGAGTGGGAGCGCGTGGTCCTGACGGAAACCTACGACCTGGTGGACCTGATCTCGGCGCACCAGTACTTCGAGGACTTCGGCGACCTGCAGGAACACCTGGCTGCCGGGCACAAGATGGAAGCCTTCATCCGCGACATCGTGAGCCACATTGACCACGTGAAGTCGGTCAAGAAGTCCAGCAGGCAGGTGAACATCTCTTTCGACGAATGGAACGTCTGGCACATGAGCCGCGACGAGTCAAAGGTGCCCACAGGCAAGGACTGGCCCGTGGCCCCCGTCCTGCTGGAAGACACTTATACAGTGGCTGACGCCGTGGTGGTGGGGGACCTCCTGGTCACGCTGCTCCGGAACACCGACCGCGTCCACTCGGCCAGCCTGGCGCAGTTGGTGAACGTCATCGCACCCATCATGACCGAACCCGGCGGCCGGTCCTGGAAGCAGACCACCTTCCACCCCTTCGCCCTGACCTCCCGGCATGCGTCGGGCACGGTGCTGCAGCTCGCCGTCGAATCCCCCCTGGTCAGCGGCGGCACGACGACCGGCTTCGCGGCACTGTCCGCCGTTGCCACCTACGACCCGGACAAGGGCGAGGCCGTAGTGTTCGCAGTGAATCGATCGGCCGCCGATGCCCTCGCACTGGATGCTGCCGTGGCAGGCCTGGGCCATGTCCATGTCGTGGAGGCCGTCACCTACGCCAACAAGGACCCTTACTGGCAGGCGAGTGCTGACGATTCCACGTCCGTCCTGCCGTCGGAAAACGGCACGGTGAAGGTGGAAGGGGGCCGGCTCACCGCTGAGCTTCCGGCAGTGTCCTGGTCCATGATCCGGCTGGCTGTGGAGTCCTGA
- a CDS encoding HhH-GPD-type base excision DNA repair protein — protein MDGMELHITGDPAADKLLNEDDFALLTGMLLDQQVTMESAFAGPEKIRTRIGSLKPEAIAAHDPAAFVEMFKERPAVHRFPGSMAARVQALAEAVQNEWDGDAAAIWTKGSPDGAEVLRRLKALPGFGEQKAKIFLALLGKQRGLEAPGWREAAGHYGEDGTYLSVADIVDPESLVKVRASKQAAKAAAKAGKER, from the coding sequence ATGGACGGCATGGAACTGCACATCACGGGGGACCCCGCCGCGGACAAGTTGTTGAATGAGGACGACTTCGCCCTCCTGACCGGCATGCTGCTGGACCAGCAGGTGACGATGGAATCCGCGTTCGCCGGACCGGAAAAGATCCGGACCCGGATCGGGTCGTTGAAGCCCGAGGCCATTGCGGCGCACGATCCTGCGGCGTTCGTGGAGATGTTCAAGGAACGGCCCGCCGTCCACCGTTTTCCGGGCTCCATGGCTGCGCGCGTGCAGGCGCTCGCCGAAGCGGTCCAGAACGAGTGGGACGGCGATGCCGCCGCCATCTGGACCAAGGGCTCGCCGGACGGTGCCGAGGTGCTGCGCCGGCTCAAGGCGCTGCCCGGTTTCGGGGAGCAAAAGGCGAAGATCTTCCTTGCCCTGCTGGGCAAGCAGCGGGGCCTCGAGGCTCCGGGCTGGCGCGAAGCGGCAGGCCACTACGGTGAGGATGGCACCTACCTGTCGGTGGCCGACATTGTGGACCCGGAATCCCTGGTCAAGGTGCGGGCCAGCAAACAGGCTGCCAAGGCGGCGGCAAAGGCAGGAAAAGAACGTTAA